A portion of the Oxynema aestuarii AP17 genome contains these proteins:
- a CDS encoding DUF928 domain-containing protein — translation MFRQQFYKPATLAILVSSFSGLLLGIPQRAIAEDVIPDIDGGPSGVEPAGPRSDCFGSQDLPFTALMPVTEKNVTLTSSTKPSFFFYVPTSKAKTAKFILWDENRTVIYTHTIAVENRSGVIEVPLENPDFDRDLNVGNSYRWSFSLICSDDDPAENATVRGWVQRIDVKPDLATQLDNASPRDRINLYANAGIWHETIATLAHLLETDPQDSILQSQWIDLLTSVGLNEDLAEKSLVSFGN, via the coding sequence ATGTTTCGACAACAGTTTTATAAACCTGCTACCTTAGCAATCCTCGTATCGAGTTTTTCCGGGCTACTTTTAGGGATTCCCCAACGGGCGATCGCCGAGGATGTCATTCCCGATATTGACGGCGGCCCTAGTGGGGTAGAACCTGCCGGACCCCGCAGCGATTGTTTCGGGTCTCAAGATTTACCTTTCACGGCATTAATGCCCGTGACGGAGAAAAATGTTACCTTAACCAGCTCTACAAAACCGAGTTTCTTTTTCTACGTTCCCACGTCAAAAGCAAAAACTGCTAAATTTATTTTATGGGATGAAAATCGAACCGTCATTTATACCCATACGATCGCCGTCGAAAATCGCTCGGGAGTGATAGAAGTTCCCTTAGAAAATCCCGATTTCGATCGCGATTTAAACGTCGGTAACAGTTATCGTTGGTCGTTTTCACTCATTTGTTCCGATGACGATCCTGCCGAGAATGCAACGGTCCGAGGATGGGTTCAACGGATCGACGTCAAACCCGATTTAGCCACCCAACTCGACAATGCATCGCCACGCGATCGCATTAATTTATATGCTAATGCGGGAATTTGGCACGAAACGATCGCTACTTTAGCCCACTTACTCGAAACCGATCCACAAGATTCCATCTTACAAAGTCAATGGATTGACTTGCTCACCTCGGTCGGCTTAAATGAAGATCTCGCCGAAAAATCTTTAGTTTCATTTGGCAACTAA
- a CDS encoding CDP-archaeol synthase produces METYPTLILQDSLNLVWLLLALFIAGVFESFLWKTPLFEPLNRPIQIDWFGKNKRWRGLVSLPLTHAVSVGLLQLLERAIGWPSDPLISFSDFNWIEYGLLVGFIFNLAELPNSFVKRRLNIPPGDESNWLFYLVDHMDSTYGTLLLWWLYFRFPFHLILTGTIATPLLFILATEIRKKLGLK; encoded by the coding sequence ATGGAAACATACCCCACTTTAATTTTACAGGATAGTTTAAATTTAGTTTGGCTATTGCTGGCCTTGTTTATTGCCGGAGTTTTCGAGTCATTTTTATGGAAAACGCCTCTATTTGAACCCTTAAATCGACCGATTCAAATCGATTGGTTTGGCAAAAATAAACGCTGGCGAGGTTTGGTCAGTTTGCCGTTAACTCATGCGGTCAGTGTCGGGCTTTTGCAACTGCTAGAACGGGCGATCGGTTGGCCGTCGGATCCCTTAATTTCGTTCTCCGATTTCAACTGGATCGAATACGGACTTTTAGTGGGATTTATCTTTAATTTAGCCGAATTGCCCAATTCTTTCGTCAAACGACGGTTAAATATTCCCCCGGGAGATGAAAGCAATTGGCTATTTTATCTGGTAGATCACATGGATTCGACCTATGGAACCTTGCTGCTGTGGTGGCTTTATTTTCGCTTTCCATTCCATCTCATTTTAACTGGAACGATCGCGACGCCCTTGCTCTTTATTCTGGCCACTGAAATCCGCAAAAAGTTGGGATTGAAATAA
- a CDS encoding diacylglycerol kinase family protein codes for MSDPLVYPKSGRRSQNCPQQTHLKLTENGLVWQENGNRQSLSSDEILGVEKMSGNPLGFVVSACPTIARRSWEPRRSPRTRTLYKKAFICKSEAQRSRWVGAIAAALPDNPRRRWWVAVNPVSGRRRGWQIFEQVRPVLEAAGVQLTAIATTHPGHVRDLVRNIDLSQYDGLALVGGDGIVHEAIAGLASREDAENALKTPIAPIPAGTGNGLCKALLDAATEAYDPIAAALAIAKGRPRPLDLAAIAHRGRRYYSLLSLSWAIVSEVDIHSERLRFLGSLRTDLYAIWQILKLPTYRARFSFLPYDRANLLTENHLKNSQTLEKDWQTIEAEFIVFWAMNVPWSAYNLKPAPLAHLSDGAIDVVAIRRGVSRWQVLRAFLKCATGDHLTLPGVEYYKVAAFTLDPFVQNSIISLDGEAIAADSVNIEVLPGKARVMSLETTI; via the coding sequence ATGTCCGACCCGTTAGTTTATCCCAAATCTGGCCGTAGATCGCAAAATTGTCCCCAACAAACTCACCTAAAGTTAACTGAAAACGGTTTAGTTTGGCAGGAGAACGGCAATCGTCAATCCCTCAGTAGCGACGAGATTCTCGGAGTGGAAAAGATGTCGGGAAATCCCCTCGGTTTTGTCGTTTCCGCCTGTCCGACGATCGCCCGCCGTTCCTGGGAGCCTCGCCGATCGCCTCGAACGAGAACTTTATATAAAAAAGCGTTTATTTGTAAGTCCGAAGCCCAGCGATCGCGGTGGGTCGGGGCGATCGCTGCCGCATTGCCGGACAACCCCCGGCGCCGATGGTGGGTGGCGGTCAATCCAGTGAGTGGGCGGCGTCGGGGTTGGCAAATTTTCGAGCAAGTCCGTCCCGTTTTGGAAGCGGCGGGGGTGCAGTTGACGGCGATCGCCACGACCCACCCGGGACACGTGCGAGATTTAGTAAGAAATATTGATTTATCACAATATGACGGGCTGGCCCTGGTCGGCGGCGACGGCATCGTTCACGAGGCGATCGCCGGATTGGCGAGTCGCGAGGACGCCGAGAATGCCCTCAAAACCCCGATCGCGCCGATTCCGGCTGGAACGGGGAACGGACTGTGCAAAGCCCTCTTAGACGCCGCCACAGAAGCTTACGACCCGATCGCGGCGGCGCTGGCGATCGCCAAAGGACGGCCCCGACCCCTCGATTTGGCGGCGATCGCCCATCGCGGACGGCGCTATTATAGTTTGTTGTCCCTGTCGTGGGCGATCGTCAGCGAGGTGGACATTCATTCGGAACGGTTGCGATTTTTGGGGTCGTTGCGCACGGATTTATACGCGATTTGGCAAATTTTAAAATTGCCAACTTATCGCGCCCGCTTCTCATTTCTACCCTACGATCGCGCCAATTTATTAACCGAAAATCACTTAAAAAATAGCCAAACTCTAGAAAAAGATTGGCAAACCATCGAGGCAGAATTTATCGTATTTTGGGCGATGAACGTGCCGTGGAGTGCCTACAATTTAAAACCCGCACCCTTAGCCCATTTAAGCGACGGGGCGATCGATGTCGTAGCCATTCGGCGCGGGGTATCTCGCTGGCAAGTGTTACGGGCTTTTTTAAAATGTGCCACGGGGGATCATTTGACTTTACCCGGGGTCGAATATTATAAAGTAGCGGCGTTTACTTTAGATCCTTTCGTTCAAAACAGTATCATTTCACTCGATGGCGAAGCGATCGCCGCCGATTCAGTCAACATAGAAGTTTTACCGGGAAAGGCGCGGGTGATGAGTTTGGAAACGACGATTTAA
- a CDS encoding CDP-alcohol phosphatidyltransferase family protein, whose translation MNTESSTTDPDRMQGEGDRESLEKTIARPRSFIEKTIKNVTVKIAETLVNLSWITPNRITVVSAAIGGPFAAWLIYSGYGSIAVAAILLSGLLDDLDGDLARVRGVSSPEGAILDSVLDRYVDVFLISALILLDPTRHLIPGLLALLGTTMVPYIRARTEAEGKNSIATIGDRTTRFILLIVGLLSGQILPLLIILAIISNLAAFHRLFFALKPEKSASV comes from the coding sequence TTGAATACGGAATCTTCGACGACAGACCCCGATCGAATGCAGGGGGAGGGCGATCGGGAGAGTTTGGAAAAAACGATCGCCCGTCCTCGCTCGTTTATAGAAAAAACTATTAAAAATGTTACGGTAAAGATTGCCGAAACTTTAGTTAATTTATCTTGGATTACGCCCAATCGAATTACGGTGGTTTCGGCGGCGATCGGCGGACCGTTTGCGGCTTGGCTGATTTATTCCGGGTATGGGTCGATCGCCGTCGCCGCCATCCTTTTAAGCGGTCTTTTAGACGACCTCGACGGAGATTTAGCCCGGGTACGAGGGGTCAGTTCTCCTGAAGGCGCGATCCTCGATAGCGTTCTCGATCGCTATGTCGATGTCTTCCTGATTTCCGCCCTGATTTTACTCGATCCGACCCGACATTTAATCCCTGGTTTGCTCGCGTTATTGGGAACGACAATGGTGCCTTACATTCGGGCGAGAACGGAAGCCGAAGGCAAAAACTCGATCGCCACGATCGGCGATCGTACTACCCGCTTTATCCTGTTAATTGTCGGTCTCTTGTCGGGACAAATTTTGCCATTATTAATTATCTTAGCCATTATCTCCAACTTGGCTGCTTTTCATCGGTTATTTTTCGCTTTAAAACCGGAAAAATCGGCATCAGTCTAA
- a CDS encoding MFS transporter gives MQTFLLISFGQLASLIGSGLTRFALGVWVFQTTGSVTQFALLNLFSYLPTIAISPLAGALVDRWDRRWVMILSDSASGLGTVAIALLIYNDGLQIWHIYAVACVSAFFSAFQWPAYAAATTVLVPKQHLSRANGVVQISKGAAKIAAPALSGFLLLTIQLQGIVLIDIITFLFAVGTLLAVQFPKPEKLPHSEEPYGWQHLIAETKQGWHYIAQRPGMLALASFLTVPYFSLGVLDVLFWPFVLTFTTSADLGLILSFGGCGWLVGSVAMSTWGGPKPRIYGVLLFVAFQGTLLLFGWVRPTVPIAAFGVFVYLCAYPIVVSSSQTIWHQKVPTDLQGRVFALLQGMEKTAAIAAYTISGPLVDKVLSPMLSPGGLLADNVGRFVGVGEGRGMAFLFILIGVLNLVATGIAYRYRRLRRLELEIPDAIADEDESAAMEVVN, from the coding sequence ATGCAAACTTTTCTGCTCATTTCTTTCGGACAACTCGCCTCACTCATCGGTTCGGGACTGACCCGATTTGCCCTCGGCGTCTGGGTTTTCCAGACTACCGGGTCCGTGACCCAATTTGCCCTGCTCAACTTATTTAGCTACTTACCGACGATCGCGATCTCCCCCTTAGCCGGAGCCCTCGTCGATCGCTGGGATCGTCGCTGGGTAATGATTTTGAGCGATTCTGCCTCCGGTTTGGGAACCGTGGCGATCGCCTTACTCATTTATAACGACGGGTTGCAAATTTGGCATATTTATGCAGTCGCCTGCGTGAGTGCCTTTTTTAGCGCCTTCCAATGGCCCGCCTATGCGGCGGCGACCACCGTACTCGTTCCCAAACAGCACTTAAGTCGGGCGAACGGCGTCGTTCAAATCTCCAAAGGGGCCGCTAAAATTGCCGCCCCAGCGTTATCCGGCTTCTTACTTCTGACGATTCAACTGCAAGGAATTGTCCTCATCGACATCATTACTTTCCTGTTTGCGGTGGGAACTTTACTCGCGGTTCAATTCCCGAAACCAGAGAAACTGCCGCATTCCGAGGAACCCTACGGCTGGCAACATTTAATTGCCGAAACCAAACAAGGATGGCACTATATCGCCCAAAGACCGGGAATGTTAGCCCTGGCTAGCTTTTTAACCGTTCCTTATTTTTCCCTCGGCGTTCTCGATGTTTTATTTTGGCCGTTTGTGCTGACCTTTACCACCAGTGCAGATTTGGGGTTAATTTTATCTTTTGGCGGTTGCGGTTGGCTGGTCGGTAGCGTCGCCATGAGTACCTGGGGCGGTCCGAAACCTCGGATTTACGGCGTGTTGCTGTTCGTCGCCTTTCAAGGAACCCTGTTGTTATTCGGTTGGGTTCGACCGACGGTTCCCATTGCCGCATTTGGGGTATTTGTTTATTTATGCGCTTATCCGATTGTGGTCAGTTCCAGTCAGACGATCTGGCATCAAAAAGTGCCGACGGACTTACAAGGTCGGGTGTTTGCTTTGTTGCAAGGGATGGAAAAAACGGCGGCAATTGCAGCGTATACGATCTCGGGTCCGTTGGTGGATAAAGTCCTCAGTCCGATGTTATCTCCCGGTGGCTTACTCGCCGATAATGTCGGTCGCTTTGTCGGCGTGGGAGAAGGGCGAGGAATGGCGTTCTTGTTTATTTTAATTGGGGTGTTGAATTTGGTGGCGACGGGGATAGCCTATCGATATCGACGATTGCGACGGTTGGAGTTAGAAATTCCCGACGCGATCGCCGACGAGGACGAATCGGCAGCGATGGAAGTGGTGAATTAG
- a CDS encoding 4'-phosphopantetheinyl transferase family protein yields the protein MVNRKSLWRRAESASILSQNEVHVWRASLDCGDETLDRLGSLLSEDEWQRARRFYFDRDRRHFIAARGLLRTLLARYLGWDPSLLAFGYTDKGKPSLVTTSPGGLLQFNLSHSYGRVLYALTLGREVGVDLEYLRLVKVDALAQRFFSDREAAAIAEEPETEKQTLFFKLWTAKEAYLKATGEGLAGLSRVELEVTGDRQVRLKQIANNPYLTSLWSLYCLDPEDGYLGAIAVRGDRLELSCWEFDGNFR from the coding sequence GTGGTTAACCGAAAAAGCCTCTGGCGTCGGGCGGAGTCGGCGTCGATTTTATCTCAAAATGAAGTTCATGTTTGGCGGGCTTCGTTGGATTGTGGTGACGAAACCCTCGATCGCCTCGGGTCTTTGCTGTCCGAGGACGAGTGGCAACGGGCGCGCCGTTTTTACTTCGATCGCGATCGCCGTCATTTTATCGCGGCGCGGGGTTTGTTGCGAACCCTGTTAGCCCGTTATTTGGGTTGGGATCCGAGTTTGCTGGCGTTTGGCTACACGGACAAGGGGAAACCATCCCTGGTCACCACCAGTCCGGGGGGATTGCTGCAATTTAATCTTTCCCATTCTTACGGGCGGGTTCTCTACGCCCTCACGTTGGGTCGGGAGGTCGGGGTCGATCTCGAATATCTGCGTCTGGTGAAGGTGGATGCGTTGGCCCAGCGTTTTTTCAGCGATCGCGAGGCGGCGGCGATCGCCGAGGAACCCGAAACTGAAAAACAAACCCTCTTTTTTAAACTGTGGACCGCAAAAGAAGCCTATCTCAAAGCCACGGGAGAAGGGTTGGCGGGACTGTCTCGGGTCGAACTGGAGGTGACGGGCGATCGCCAGGTTCGACTCAAACAGATTGCCAACAATCCCTATTTGACGTCTCTGTGGTCGCTGTATTGCCTCGATCCGGAAGACGGTTATCTCGGCGCGATCGCGGTTCGCGGCGATCGCCTCGAATTGAGTTGCTGGGAGTTCGACGGCAATTTTCGTTAA
- the crtD gene encoding C-3',4' desaturase CrtD produces the protein MATINHKPRAIVIGAGIGGLTAGALLARRGYQVSVYDGAIVPGGCASTFQRRGFIFDVGATQVAGLEPGGIHHRIFAELGVEVPEATACDPACAVFLPGETEPICVWRDRDRARAERERQFPGSEPFWQLMQVLFKASWAFQTRDPVLPPRNTWDVWQLIKAMRLDTALTFPFTLMTVGDALRWFGLAKDRRLKTFLDLQLKLYSQVDSDETALLYAATALGVSHAPQGLFHLKGSMQVLSDRLVEGLEKYGGELFMGHTVKQVTVNGHGASSVLVRDRKTGEVRTESADEIVANVTVQNLVKLLDYRETEETLLQRVYRRRIEKLIEPSGAFVIYLGVKETAIPENCPPHLQFLYEEDGPIGENNSLFVSVSRPGDGRSPAGMATITASSFTDVRRWEACEDYDRLKQEYTDSAIARLAQYFDLTSDNIIHREAATPRTFIRFTGRDRGIVGGVGQRISTFGPFGFATRTPIPHLWLVGDSTHPGEGTAGVSYSALTAVRQILAAR, from the coding sequence ATGGCAACGATAAATCACAAACCGCGCGCGATCGTTATTGGAGCGGGAATTGGCGGCTTGACTGCCGGAGCGCTCCTCGCCCGTCGCGGCTATCAAGTGAGCGTTTACGATGGGGCGATCGTTCCCGGCGGTTGTGCGTCTACCTTCCAACGGCGGGGATTTATCTTTGATGTCGGTGCGACCCAAGTCGCCGGACTCGAACCCGGTGGCATTCACCACCGCATTTTCGCCGAACTGGGGGTCGAAGTCCCGGAAGCGACAGCGTGCGATCCCGCCTGTGCGGTGTTTTTGCCGGGGGAAACCGAACCGATTTGCGTGTGGCGCGATCGCGATCGCGCTCGTGCGGAAAGAGAGCGCCAATTTCCCGGTAGCGAACCCTTCTGGCAGTTGATGCAAGTCTTATTTAAAGCCAGTTGGGCGTTCCAAACTCGCGATCCGGTATTGCCGCCACGAAATACCTGGGATGTTTGGCAATTAATCAAAGCGATGCGATTGGATACGGCGCTGACTTTTCCATTTACCTTGATGACCGTCGGCGATGCTTTGCGTTGGTTTGGATTGGCAAAAGATCGACGACTCAAAACTTTTTTAGATTTACAACTCAAACTCTATTCCCAAGTCGATAGCGACGAAACGGCTTTATTATATGCGGCGACGGCGTTGGGGGTTTCTCATGCTCCGCAAGGCTTATTCCATCTCAAAGGGAGTATGCAGGTGTTGAGCGATCGCCTCGTGGAAGGACTGGAAAAATACGGCGGCGAACTGTTCATGGGTCATACGGTCAAACAAGTTACCGTCAACGGTCACGGGGCGAGTTCGGTACTGGTTCGCGATCGCAAAACCGGAGAAGTGCGAACCGAGTCTGCCGATGAAATTGTCGCCAATGTCACCGTTCAAAACTTAGTTAAACTGCTCGATTATCGCGAAACAGAAGAAACTTTGTTACAACGGGTTTATCGCCGTCGGATTGAAAAGTTAATCGAACCATCCGGCGCTTTTGTCATCTATTTGGGCGTTAAAGAAACGGCGATCCCCGAAAATTGTCCGCCTCATTTGCAATTCCTTTACGAAGAAGATGGCCCGATTGGGGAGAATAATTCGTTATTCGTTTCCGTGAGTCGTCCCGGGGACGGGCGATCGCCTGCCGGAATGGCGACGATTACCGCGTCCTCCTTCACCGATGTGAGACGATGGGAAGCCTGCGAGGATTACGATCGCCTCAAACAGGAGTATACAGACAGCGCGATCGCCCGCTTGGCGCAATATTTCGATCTAACTTCAGATAATATTATCCATCGAGAAGCGGCAACCCCCCGCACATTCATCCGCTTCACCGGGCGCGATCGGGGCATCGTCGGCGGGGTAGGACAACGAATTTCGACCTTCGGGCCGTTCGGTTTCGCCACCCGTACCCCAATTCCCCATCTCTGGTTGGTGGGAGATTCCACCCATCCCGGCGAAGGAACGGCGGGGGTAAGTTATTCCGCTTTAACGGCGGTGAGGCAGATCCTGGCCGCAAGATAG
- a CDS encoding M16 family metallopeptidase has product MTSTLVNFSSLPRLNFPTVRQLPNGLTVVAEQMPVEAVNLSIWANVGSAIESDPINGMAHFLEHMVFKGTEQLASGEFERQIEERGAITNAATSQDYTYFYITCAPKDFADLAPLQVDVVVNPSIPDEAFERERLVVLEEIRRAQDNPRRRTYYRSMETAFDVLPYRRRVLGPAEAVAALTPQQMRDFHATWYRPRSLTAVAVGNLPVEELIDGVAESFDRHYQARSPRHDDRAIAPVSHEPESPFETVVRREFVDESLQQARLVMMWRVPGAIDFEDTYALDVLASILGRGRTTRLIQDLREEKGWVSGLSVSNMSHRWQGTFYISAQLPSENIEKVEEAILGHLRQIAEEGVTPAEINRIRTQVANRFIFSNETPSDRASLYGYYQSMLGDLTPALNYPARIQAVTSEDLQQAARQYLSPQGYGVVVMKPTEG; this is encoded by the coding sequence ATGACCTCAACCCTCGTTAATTTCTCCTCGCTCCCCCGTTTGAACTTCCCAACGGTGCGCCAACTGCCGAATGGTTTGACCGTCGTTGCCGAGCAGATGCCTGTCGAAGCGGTGAATTTAAGTATCTGGGCCAACGTCGGTTCGGCGATCGAGTCCGACCCCATTAACGGTATGGCACACTTTTTAGAGCACATGGTGTTTAAAGGCACCGAACAACTGGCAAGCGGGGAGTTCGAGCGACAGATCGAAGAGCGCGGAGCGATTACCAATGCGGCCACCAGCCAGGATTACACCTATTTCTACATCACTTGCGCCCCCAAAGATTTTGCGGATCTCGCACCGTTACAAGTCGATGTCGTCGTCAATCCGAGCATTCCCGACGAGGCATTCGAGCGCGAGCGCTTGGTCGTTTTAGAAGAAATTCGCCGGGCTCAAGACAATCCGCGACGCCGAACCTACTATCGTTCGATGGAAACCGCCTTTGACGTGCTACCGTATCGCCGTAGGGTACTCGGTCCGGCGGAAGCCGTGGCGGCGCTGACCCCGCAGCAAATGCGGGATTTTCATGCGACCTGGTATCGACCGCGATCGCTGACGGCGGTAGCCGTCGGCAATTTGCCTGTAGAAGAATTAATCGACGGCGTGGCGGAGAGTTTCGATCGCCACTACCAAGCGCGTTCCCCTCGCCACGACGATCGCGCGATCGCCCCAGTGAGTCACGAACCGGAATCCCCCTTTGAAACCGTCGTCCGTCGCGAGTTCGTAGACGAGAGCTTGCAACAAGCGCGCTTAGTGATGATGTGGCGCGTTCCCGGGGCGATCGATTTTGAAGATACTTATGCCTTGGACGTGCTGGCCTCCATTTTGGGGCGCGGTCGCACGACCCGCCTAATTCAAGACTTACGGGAAGAGAAAGGATGGGTATCCGGTCTCTCCGTGAGTAACATGAGCCATCGTTGGCAGGGAACATTCTATATTTCCGCCCAACTCCCGAGTGAGAACATCGAGAAAGTCGAAGAGGCGATTCTCGGACACCTGCGCCAAATCGCCGAGGAAGGCGTCACCCCCGCAGAAATCAATCGCATCCGAACCCAAGTGGCCAATCGCTTTATTTTCAGTAATGAAACCCCGAGCGATCGCGCCAGCTTGTACGGTTACTATCAATCGATGCTCGGCGATTTGACCCCGGCGTTGAACTATCCGGCGCGCATTCAAGCGGTCACCAGCGAGGACCTGCAACAAGCGGCCCGTCAATATTTATCGCCGCAGGGGTATGGGGTGGTAGTGATGAAGCCGACGGAAGGCTAG
- a CDS encoding CHASE2 domain-containing protein, with product MQKLPPSQARSPKFMVLEKWFPHLRVSRSKSRDVGMPWAKIVKAVWDWRGVWMTAPGVAIVVVALRFAGVLQPLEWLALDALFQLRPLEPQDKRVAIVGITEADINSLGQWPISDAVLAEAIAKLKQDEPAAIGLDLYRNLPVPPGHERLVELFESTPNLIGIEKAVGDDVGEAVAAPTVLQQLNQVGSNDVPQDGDGKIRRAVLFLKTPDGRFLESLGLKLAWLYLEQQGVTPEAAAINSRWMQLGNAVFREFKANDGPYVRADDGGYQVLLNFRGGAGSFEIVSLSDLLSGTLPPDWARDRVVLIGPLAVSLNDFFETPYSFNFIGSPQRMTGVEIQANLTSQIISAALDDRPLIRVWPDLYEVAWIAAWCAVGAIASWSLGRIGRIVVIVPLLAVGLTAGCFWLFLQGWWIPLAPPLLGLSASTIAIVAYIANQEREDRQLVMNLFGRHVTPQIAEAIWRDRHELLKEGRLMAKKVQATVLFTDIKNFSSLAEESDPETLMLWLNEYMEEMAGLVLEHGGVVDKFIGDSVMAVFGVPIPRSTPEAIAADAIAAVTCAVDMAKKLRSLHRKWHAEGRPIVNMRVGISTGTVVIGSLGSAEREDYTTIGDSVNVAARLESYNKEIDGGICRILIGEETYVHIEGKFPAQYLGSVMLKGRQKPVRIYQVLAD from the coding sequence ATGCAGAAGCTTCCACCATCCCAAGCGCGATCGCCGAAATTTATGGTACTGGAAAAGTGGTTCCCCCATTTGCGAGTTTCCCGTTCAAAATCGAGGGATGTGGGGATGCCGTGGGCAAAAATAGTCAAGGCAGTTTGGGACTGGCGTGGGGTCTGGATGACGGCCCCCGGCGTGGCGATCGTCGTGGTGGCTTTGCGCTTTGCTGGGGTCTTACAACCTTTAGAATGGCTCGCCCTCGATGCCTTGTTCCAACTGCGCCCCCTCGAACCCCAGGACAAGCGCGTGGCGATCGTCGGGATTACGGAAGCGGATATTAATAGCCTCGGACAGTGGCCGATTTCCGACGCCGTCCTCGCCGAGGCGATCGCCAAACTCAAACAAGACGAACCTGCGGCGATCGGATTGGACTTGTACCGCAATTTACCCGTCCCTCCCGGTCACGAACGCCTGGTGGAACTGTTCGAGTCTACCCCCAATTTGATCGGCATCGAGAAGGCGGTCGGCGACGACGTTGGAGAAGCGGTGGCGGCCCCTACAGTTCTCCAACAGCTCAACCAAGTCGGTTCTAACGACGTCCCCCAAGATGGGGATGGCAAAATTCGGCGGGCGGTTTTGTTTTTAAAAACCCCCGACGGTCGATTTTTAGAAAGTTTGGGTCTCAAACTGGCTTGGCTGTATTTGGAACAGCAGGGGGTGACCCCGGAGGCGGCGGCAATTAATTCTCGCTGGATGCAACTCGGTAACGCCGTCTTTCGCGAGTTTAAAGCCAATGATGGCCCTTACGTGCGCGCCGACGATGGGGGCTATCAAGTTTTATTGAATTTTCGCGGCGGGGCGGGCTCGTTCGAGATCGTTTCGCTGTCGGACTTGCTCTCGGGAACGTTGCCCCCGGATTGGGCGCGCGATCGCGTGGTGCTGATCGGCCCGCTTGCGGTTAGTTTAAACGATTTTTTCGAGACCCCTTATAGTTTTAACTTCATCGGTTCTCCCCAACGGATGACTGGGGTGGAAATTCAGGCGAATTTGACCAGTCAGATTATCAGTGCGGCCCTCGACGATCGCCCCTTAATTCGGGTGTGGCCCGATCTCTACGAGGTTGCCTGGATCGCCGCTTGGTGCGCCGTCGGCGCGATTGCCAGTTGGTCGCTCGGTCGCATCGGTCGGATCGTCGTTATCGTTCCCCTGTTGGCGGTGGGGTTAACGGCGGGATGTTTTTGGCTGTTCCTACAGGGGTGGTGGATTCCACTCGCCCCGCCGTTACTCGGTTTGAGCGCTTCGACAATCGCGATCGTCGCTTATATCGCCAACCAGGAACGGGAAGACCGCCAATTGGTGATGAATTTATTCGGGCGTCACGTTACCCCGCAAATTGCCGAGGCGATTTGGCGCGATCGCCACGAATTGCTTAAAGAAGGTCGTCTGATGGCGAAAAAAGTCCAGGCGACGGTTTTATTTACCGATATCAAAAATTTCAGCTCTCTGGCGGAAGAAAGCGACCCGGAAACGTTGATGTTATGGCTTAACGAGTATATGGAGGAAATGGCCGGGTTAGTCTTGGAACATGGCGGCGTCGTCGATAAGTTTATCGGCGATTCGGTGATGGCGGTCTTCGGCGTCCCCATCCCGCGATCGACTCCCGAGGCGATCGCCGCCGATGCGATCGCGGCGGTCACTTGTGCGGTAGACATGGCCAAGAAGTTGCGATCGCTCCACCGCAAGTGGCACGCGGAAGGTCGCCCCATTGTCAATATGCGCGTCGGAATCTCCACGGGAACCGTCGTCATCGGCAGTCTCGGCAGTGCCGAACGCGAAGATTATACGACGATTGGCGATAGTGTCAATGTCGCCGCCCGTCTCGAAAGCTACAACAAGGAAATCGACGGCGGCATTTGTCGCATTTTAATCGGCGAGGAAACCTACGTACATATCGAGGGGAAATTTCCCGCCCAATATTTAGGCAGCGTCATGCTCAAAGGTCGTCAAAAACCTGTCAGAATTTATCAAGTTTTGGCCGATTAG